In one window of Falco cherrug isolate bFalChe1 chromosome 12, bFalChe1.pri, whole genome shotgun sequence DNA:
- the LDLRAD1 gene encoding low-density lipoprotein receptor class A domain-containing protein 1, with protein sequence MGLALPSPSSPTCVPGQQHAPCFPTSVGVCILVTSLVLRCRKLPAVLRAAARALAPGGMNKTHPQRNGDVATFDSTKSFSEERGNARRQPRRACWGCTQRHVCIPAVVLLALAGAVGLALALGLLPQAPVNRFCAASNNQTGFLCDDKVTCILASQVCDRVSNCRNGEDEQEKLCSDLPHSLPGFLVFRCSNPAYWVYADQRCNGMNDCGDCSDELGSLAACPPCGSEWWNCSPVLYEYCSCIPRRLCRDSIQHCLSWSDEYICRP encoded by the exons ATGGGCTTGGCACTGCCCTCCCCATCCTCTCCCACCTGCGTGCCCGGGCAGCAGCACGCTCCTTGCTTTCCTACCTCTGTTGGGGTTTGTATCCTGGTAACATCACTCGTGTTAAGGTGCAGAAAGCTCCCTGCAGTCCTTCGAGCTGCTGCGAGGGCTTTAGCTCCAGGAGGCATGAACAAAACTCACCCCCAG CGAAACGGTGATGTAGCTACTTTTGATTCAACAAAGTCCTTCTCTGAAGAAAGAGGTAATG CGCGCCGCCAGCCACGCCgtgcctgctggggctgcacacAGAGGCACGTCTGCATCCCTGCTGTGGTACTGCTTGCCCTCGCCGGTGCTGTGGGCTTGGCACTGGCACTGGGACTCCTGCCGCAGGCACCAG TGAACCGCTTCTGTGCAGCCTCCAATAACCAGACAGGCTTCTTGTGTgatgacaaggtgacctgcatCCTGGCCAGCCAGGTCTGTGATAGAGTCAGCAACTGCAGGAATGGAGAGGATGAGCAGGAGAAACTGTGCA GTGACTTGCCCCACAGCCTTCCAGGATTCCTGGTTTTCCGCTGCAGTAACCCTGCGTACTGGGTCTATGCCGATCAGAGGTGTAACGGGATGAACGACTGTGGAGACTGCTCTGACGAGCTAGGGAGCT TGGCCGCCTGCCCCCCGTGTGGGTCAGAGTGGTGGAactgcagccctgtgctctACGAGTACTGCTCCTGCATCCCCAGGAGGCTGTGCCGGGACAGCATCCAACACTGCCTCAGCTGGTCCGACGAGTATATCTGCAGGCCGTGA
- the TMEM59 gene encoding transmembrane protein 59 isoform X1, translated as MAARQGGLFCLPLALALLAGGGSGARAAGPLPAASSEAFDSVLGNTASCHRACRLTYSLHTYPKEEELYACQRGCRLFSICQFVDDGIDLNRTKQECDSACTEAYSQSDEQYACHLGCQNQLPFAELRQEQLMSLMPRIHLLFPLTLVRSFWSDMMDSAQSFITSSWTFYLQADDGKIVIFQSKPEVQYVPQLDQETGDTRGSLSLSKTASDLRPGSSQAYRGLFEERANDSFFKCLSINSSWILTTTLVLSVLVLLWICCATVATAVEQYVPSEKLSIYGDLEYMNEQNLNRYPSSALVVVRCKTEEHEEAGPLPTKVNLAQSAI; from the exons ATGGCGGCGCGGCAGGGCGGCCTCTTCTGCCTGCCTCTGGCCCTGGCGCTCCtggcgggcggcggcagcggcgctCGGGCGGCCGGGCCCTTGCCTGCCGCCTCGTCCGAGGCTTTTGACTCCGTGCTGGGCAACACGGCGTCGTGTCACCGGGCCTGCCGGCTGACCTACTCCCTGCACACCTACCCCAAG GAAGAGGAGCTGTATGCGTGCCAGCGAGGCTGCAGACTGTTTTCCATTTGTCAGTTTGTGGACGATGGCATTGATTTGAATCGAACCAAACAGGAATGCGACTCTG CCTGTACTGAAGCATACTCCCAATCTGATGAACAATATGCTTGCCATCTTGGATGCCAGAACCAGTTGCCATTTGCTGAGTTAAGGCAAGAGCAA TTAATGTCCCTGATGCCAAGAATTCATCTCCTCTTTCCTCTGACACTGGTGAGGTCATTCTGGAGTGACATGATGGATTCAGCTCAGAGCTTCATAACATCCTCATGGACTTTCTACCTTCAAGCAGATGATGGCAAAATTGTCATATTCCAG tCAAAGCCAGAAGTACAGTATGTTCCACAGCTTGATCAGGAAACTGGAGATACAAGAGGATCCTTGTCGCTGAGTAAAACAGCCT CAGACCTACGTCCAGGAAGTTCGCAGGCATACCGAGGACTTTTTGAAGAACGAGCTAATGACAGCTTTTTCAAGTGTCTTTCCAT aaattccAGTTGGATTTTAACCACTACACTTGTACTGTCAGTGTTGGTGCTGCTCTGGATTTGTTGCGCAACTGTAGCTACAGCTGTAGAGCAGTATGTTCCATCTGAG aagctgaGCATCTATGGAGATTTGGAATACATGAATGAACAAAACCTGAACAGATATCCATCCTCTGCACTTGTTGTGGTTAGATGCAAGACTGAGGAACATGAAGAAGCAGGACCACTTCCTACAAAAGTCAATCTGGCTCAGTCAGCAATTTAA
- the TMEM59 gene encoding transmembrane protein 59 isoform X2 yields the protein MAARQGGLFCLPLALALLAGGGSGARAAGPLPAASSEAFDSVLGNTASCHRACRLTYSLHTYPKEEELYACQRGCRLFSICQFVDDGIDLNRTKQECDSACTEAYSQSDEQYACHLGCQNQLPFAELRQEQLMSLMPRIHLLFPLTLVRSFWSDMMDSAQSFITSSWTFYLQADDGKIVIFQSKPEVQYVPQLDQETGDTRGSLSLSKTAYLRPGSSQAYRGLFEERANDSFFKCLSINSSWILTTTLVLSVLVLLWICCATVATAVEQYVPSEKLSIYGDLEYMNEQNLNRYPSSALVVVRCKTEEHEEAGPLPTKVNLAQSAI from the exons ATGGCGGCGCGGCAGGGCGGCCTCTTCTGCCTGCCTCTGGCCCTGGCGCTCCtggcgggcggcggcagcggcgctCGGGCGGCCGGGCCCTTGCCTGCCGCCTCGTCCGAGGCTTTTGACTCCGTGCTGGGCAACACGGCGTCGTGTCACCGGGCCTGCCGGCTGACCTACTCCCTGCACACCTACCCCAAG GAAGAGGAGCTGTATGCGTGCCAGCGAGGCTGCAGACTGTTTTCCATTTGTCAGTTTGTGGACGATGGCATTGATTTGAATCGAACCAAACAGGAATGCGACTCTG CCTGTACTGAAGCATACTCCCAATCTGATGAACAATATGCTTGCCATCTTGGATGCCAGAACCAGTTGCCATTTGCTGAGTTAAGGCAAGAGCAA TTAATGTCCCTGATGCCAAGAATTCATCTCCTCTTTCCTCTGACACTGGTGAGGTCATTCTGGAGTGACATGATGGATTCAGCTCAGAGCTTCATAACATCCTCATGGACTTTCTACCTTCAAGCAGATGATGGCAAAATTGTCATATTCCAG tCAAAGCCAGAAGTACAGTATGTTCCACAGCTTGATCAGGAAACTGGAGATACAAGAGGATCCTTGTCGCTGAGTAAAACAGCCT ACCTACGTCCAGGAAGTTCGCAGGCATACCGAGGACTTTTTGAAGAACGAGCTAATGACAGCTTTTTCAAGTGTCTTTCCAT aaattccAGTTGGATTTTAACCACTACACTTGTACTGTCAGTGTTGGTGCTGCTCTGGATTTGTTGCGCAACTGTAGCTACAGCTGTAGAGCAGTATGTTCCATCTGAG aagctgaGCATCTATGGAGATTTGGAATACATGAATGAACAAAACCTGAACAGATATCCATCCTCTGCACTTGTTGTGGTTAGATGCAAGACTGAGGAACATGAAGAAGCAGGACCACTTCCTACAAAAGTCAATCTGGCTCAGTCAGCAATTTAA
- the TCEANC2 gene encoding transcription elongation factor A N-terminal and central domain-containing protein 2 → MDRFLVRRARCPESPRRARPAPRAYRQATLESLKAVVVVEDIKRWKSMLELPGQPKENLIEALEELKKKIPSKEVLLSTKIGHTVNKMRKHSDHDVASLAKDIYTEWRTFIKDHSNKPSIEVRSDPKTEAFRKNARKLLCEALDLEIDHPLAENIEREAFHLSSRLISAPYRRMVRALVFSLKHKPEIRAEVKAGTLTVPAFVQSHKK, encoded by the exons ATGGACCGATTCCTGGTGCGCAGGGCTCGCTGCCCGGAgagcccccgccgggcccggccggccccccGCGCCTACCGGCAGGCCACCCTCGAGTCCCTTAAGGCAG TTGTGGTTGTGGAAGACATAAAACGATGGAAGTCTATGCTTGAGCTTCCTGGGCAACCAAAAGAGAATCTGATTGAAGCTTTGGaggagctgaagaagaaaataccttcCAAGGAAGTGTTACTTTCAACGAAAATAG GTCACACAGTGAATAAGATGCGCAAACATTCAGATCACGATGTGGCCAGCCTCGCCAAAGATATTTACACGGAGTGGCGAACTTTCATCAAAGACCATTCAAACAAGCCCTCAATAGAGGTCAGGAGTGATCCCAAGACCGAGGCTTTCAGAAAGAACGCACGGAAGCTGCTTTGTGAAGCCCTGGATCTAGAG ATTGATCACCCACTGGCTGAAAATATTGAGCGAGAAGCTTTTCATCTCTCTTCCCGTCTCATTAGCGCACCATATCGCAGAATGGTGCGAGCTCTTGTCTTCTCATTAAAGCACAAACCTGAAATCCGAGCAGAAGTCAAGGCTGGCACGCTCACTGTCCCTGCGTTTGTACAGAGCCATAAAAAGTGA